DNA from Amycolatopsis sp. DSM 110486:
CCGCAGATCGGTGATGACGGGAGCGTCGCCATTTCCGGCGTGATCGACTCGGCTGCCTACGGGTACGTCTGGGCGCCGGATGGAACTCGTCGAACCCTCACCGTGCCACCCGGCGGAGCCGTTTCGGGGGTGTCGGGCATCCGTGGCCAGCGGATCGTCGGATCCGTTCTGGGATACGGGGCGGTCGAATGGGACCTGTCCGGGGCGTTGCTCTCGACACCGGGGACGCCGACGACCGAGGGGCTCGCGGTGACTTCGACCGGTACGGTCCTGATGAGTTACCGGCAGCCGGGCGAGCAGACCACGTCACCGGTTGTCGTCACTCCTGGCGGGAACTGGCACAACCTGCCCGCCCCGGCCGGCTCTACCCGCGCGGTCGCCGCATCGATCACCGAAGCCGGGGTCGTCGGCGGCGACTACGTTGACTCGGCGACTGGAAAGACGCTGCCCGTACGGTGGACGTGCGTTCCCTGAGACCGATCTGTGAGGCCAAAACCGCCTCGACTTCGGCCGAGGCGGTTTTCTCGTTTCTCCGCGCCGAATACGGCTGGCAGGATGCCGCACGTGACGCAAGACCTCTGGGACGCGCACGCCGCGGAGTTCGACGAGCAGCCGGATCACGGGTTGCGCGATCCGGCCGTGCGGGTGGCGTGGCGGGATCTCCTGCTGCCGCTCATGCCGAAGGAGCCGGCATCTGTGGTCGATCTGGGGTGTGGGACGGGAAGTCTCGCCGTGCTGCTGGCCGAGGCGGGGTACGAGGTGTCCGGAGTGGATCTGTCCCGCAGGATGCTTGAGCTCGCCGAGGCGAAGGCGGCGGCCAAGGAGGTCCACGTCGAGTTCAGGCACGGCGACGCGGCTGACCCACCGTGCGTGGCAGGCGCGTACGACGTGGTCCTCGTCCGGCACGTGCTGTGGGCGATGCCCGATCCCGCCGCCGCGTTGGCGCGCTGGACCGGGCTGCTGCGCCCCGGCGGGCGTCTGGTGCTCGTCGAGGGGCGGTGGTCCACCGGGGCCGGGCTGACGGCGGCGCAGTGCCGGGCACTGGTGCTGGCCCACCGGCGAGAGGCACACGTCAAGAAGCTGGACGACCCGGCGCTGTGGGGCGCGGAGATCGACGACGAGCGGTACGTGGTGATCAGCCGAGCCTGAAGGCGAGCCGTGGCTACGATCGCGTCGCGGAGCTGTCGAGGTGGCGGTTCTACGCCTGCCAGGACGGCTACACCGTCGATCGTTCCGAGACCCGAACGCTCCACCTCGACGTCCGGCGGTACAACGGCGAAGACGCCTTCTCCGACGCCGGCCACCGGTTCGGCAGGCCCTGGGACGACAAGGTCGCCGGGCCCTGGGACCACGCGAACATCCAAGACAGCCAAGCCGACGCAGTGTTCGACAACCTGCGCATCCACCTCGACATCTCCGACGTATCGAACGTGTCGCTCGGCCCGAGAACCGTCGCGGTGACCGCCGGCCTGCTCGGCGCCGTGGTGAACCGGCTGAAGGCCCACTACGGCTGACGCGAGAAAAAACTTCGCGCAGCCATGTCCGGACCACCACCCCGGCTCCGACCACCCGGTGAAACCAACACCGGACCGAAGGAGCCCACCATGAAGTACCTGCTCACCATCAACATGACCCCCGCCGTCTGGGAGAACCTTCCCGAAAGCGCCAAGCAGGACGTGTACGACGGCCACGACGCCTTCATGAAGAACAACGCCGCCGAGTTCGTCGAGACCAAGGCGCTGGCCGCGCCCGACGAGAGCGTCACCGTGCGGGTGCGCGATGGCAAGGCGCGGCAAGAGGCCGGCCTCATCCACGGCAGCGAGACCTTCTTCTGCGGCTTCTACCTCGTCGACGTCCCCACGAAGGAGCGGGCGATCGAGCTCGCCGCGCAGGTTCCGGAGGCGAAGCACACCGCGGTCGAGGTGCGGCCGGTGGTGCACGAGGCTTGATCTGCACCGCGGTGGAGGTAGCGCCCTGGTCGCCATGACCGGGGAGTGGAACACCGCCGCAGTGGACGTCGACGCGTGCCTCGAGCGGGTCGGACGCCCGCGCCGGCCACCGTCAGCCGAGGCGCTGAGGGAGTTGGCGCGGGCGCACGTCGAGACGAGCCCGTTCGAGAACGTGGAGAAAAACACGACGCACTGCGAAAGCGCTACTGAGCGAACAGCTCCGCGGCAGGCACCGGCCGACCCAGGTGGTAGCCCTGGGCCTGGTCGCAGCCGAGCTGACGCAGCAGCGCCAGCTCCTCGGCCGTCTCCACGCCCTCCGCCACCACGGTCAAGCCGACGGCGTGCGCCATCGCGATGATGCTCGCGACGATCGCCGCGGCGTCGCGGGAGTCGGCGATGCCGGTGATGAACGAGCGGTCGATCTTCAGCGTGTCGAGGGTCAGGCGGCGCAGCTGTGCCAACGAGGAATAGCCCGTGCCGAAGTCGTCGATCGCGAGCAGTACGCCGAGGGAACGCAGTGCTGCCAGCACTTCCGCGGCGGCGACCTCGTCGCGCATCAGCGCGCTTTCCGTCACCTCCAGGCACAGCGCGGACGGCGGCAGACCCGTCGTTGCCAGGGCGTCGCGCACGGCCGGCACCAGCTGCGGGTCTTCCAGCTGGCGCACGGAAAGGTTCACCTTCAGTGACAGGTCCAGACCGCGAGACGAGCGCAGGGCAGCCACCTCGCGCGTGGTGTCGCGCAGCACGAACTTGCCGATCTCGTTGATCAGCTCGCTTTCCTCGGCCAGCGGGATGA
Protein-coding regions in this window:
- a CDS encoding class I SAM-dependent methyltransferase, translating into MPHVTQDLWDAHAAEFDEQPDHGLRDPAVRVAWRDLLLPLMPKEPASVVDLGCGTGSLAVLLAEAGYEVSGVDLSRRMLELAEAKAAAKEVHVEFRHGDAADPPCVAGAYDVVLVRHVLWAMPDPAAALARWTGLLRPGGRLVLVEGRWSTGAGLTAAQCRALVLAHRREAHVKKLDDPALWGAEIDDERYVVISRA
- a CDS encoding YciI family protein, translated to MKYLLTINMTPAVWENLPESAKQDVYDGHDAFMKNNAAEFVETKALAAPDESVTVRVRDGKARQEAGLIHGSETFFCGFYLVDVPTKERAIELAAQVPEAKHTAVEVRPVVHEA